DNA from Salinispora arenicola:
GTGGGACCGACTTCCCAACCTGCCCGGATCGCGACCACGCCGAACTCACGCGGCGTTCCCTCGGGCAGGCCGACCAGGTGGCGCACCAGGGCGCGGTACCGGTCCTCGAAGATGTGCAGCGGCAGCACCAACCCAGGGAAGAGAACGGTCCCGAGCGGGAATACCGGTAGCCGCGCAGTCACGCGTCGAGGGTAGCCCCGATCCGCCTCCGGCGGGCGTGTCCCGGCTCACCGTCCCGACGTGCGGGCGGTGCCGGCCCGCCCGGTCGGGGCCCGCCTAGACTCGCAAGGGTGTTGAACCGGATCGACCTTCGTGGCGGGATTCGTGACCCGCGTCGCCTGCTGCCCCGTGCCCGGCTCGATGTCTCCGCGGCCGTCGAGCGGATCCGTCCGCTCGTGGCGGAGGTGCGGGAGCATGGCTATCCGGCGATCCGGGCGGCGAGCGAACGTTTCGACGGGGTGTCCCCGGCGGTGCTGCGGGTGCCGGCCGAGATGGTCGCCGAGGCCGAGGGGACGCTCGATCCGCAGGTCCGTGCCGCGTTGGTGGAGTCGATCGACCGGGCCCGCCGGGTGCACGCCGCCCAGCGCCGAAGCGACCACACCACGCAGGTCGTGCCGGGCGGCACGGTCACCGAGCGCTGGTTGCCGGTCGACCGGGTCGGCCTCTACGTGCCCGGCGGTCTGGCGATGTACCCGTCGACGGTGGTGATGAACGTGGTGCCCGCGCAGGAGGCCGGGGTGCGTTCGTTGGTCGTGGTCAGTCCACCGCAGAAGGACAACGGTGGCTGGCCCGACCCGCGGGTGCTCGCCGCCTGTGCTCTGCTCGGCGTGGATGAGGTGTACGCCGTCGGCGGCGCGCAGGCGGTGGCGATGCTGGCATACGGCAGTTCGGTTGACCCCGATGGCGCCACCCGCTGCGATCCGGTCGACTTGATCACTGGCCCCGGCAACATCTGGGTCACCGCCGCCAAGCGGCTGCTACGGGGTGTGGTGGGCATCGACGCCGAGGCCGGCCCCACCGAGATCGCGATACTGGCCGACCACACCGCCGATCCGGTACACGTGGCCGCTGACCTGATCAGCCAGGCCGAGCACGACCCGCTCGCGGCGAGCGTGCTGGTCACGCCGTCGATGGAGCTGGCCGACGCGGTGGACCGGGAGCTGACCCGCCAGGTCGCGGCGGCCAAGCACACCGAGCGGATCGGCACGGCGCTCACCGGTGAGCAGAGCGGCATCGTGCTCGTTGATGACCTGGCGGCGGGGCTGCGGGTGGTTGACGCGTACGCGGCCGAGCATCTGGAGATCCAGACCGAGAACGCCCGCGAGTGGGCGCTGCGGGTACGCAACGCCGGGGCGATCTTCGTCGGCGCCTGGTCGCCGGTGTCGCTTGGTGACTACTGCGCCGGCTCCAACCATGTACTGCCCACCGGTGGGTGCGCCCGGCACTCGTCGGGCCTGTCGGTGCAGTCCTTCCTGCGCGGTGTTCACCTGGTGGAGTACACGCGGGATGCTCTGCGGGAGGTGGCGCCGCACGTGGTCGCCCTGGCGACGGTGGAGGACCTGCCGGCGCACGGCCAGGCGGTGTCCGTCCGGCTGCCGGGGGAGGCGTCGTGACGAGCCTGGACGACCTGCCGATCCGGGCGGATCTGCGCGGGCTGTCCCCGTACGGCGCGCCGCAGCTGGAGGTGCCGGTCCGGCTGAACACGAACGAGAACTCGTACCCGGTGCCGGACGTGGTGGCCGAGACGATCGGCAGGGCAATCGCCGCCGAGCTGCGGAACCTCAACCGGTATCCGGACCGGGACGCGGTGGCGCTGCGTGGTGACCTGGCGGCGTACCTGGGGCACGGGCTGACCCGCGATCAGGTGTGGGCGGCCAACGGCTCCAACGAGGTCCAACAGCAGCTGCTCCAGGTCTTCGGTGGGCCGGGACGTACCGCGTTCGGGTTCACGCCGGCGTACTCGATGCATCCGCTGCTGGCGCTCGGCACCGGCACCAGGTGGGTTCCGGCCCGGCGGGGGGCCGACTTCGGGCTGACCGTCGGCGAGGCGGTGGCGCAGGTGCGCGAGCACCGTCCGGACGTGGTGTTCCTCTGCTCGCCGAACAATCCCACCGGCACCGCCCTCGACCCGGCCGTGGTCGCCGCCGTGCTGGCCGAGGCACCGGGCATGGTGGTGGTCGACGAGGCGTACGCGGAGTTCGCGCGGGCCGGCGCGGTCAGCGCTCTGTCGCTGCTGCCCGGTCACCCTCGGCTGGTGGTGACCCGCACGATGAGCAAGGCCTTCGGGTTCGCCGGTGGCAGGCTGGGCTACCTCGCCGCTGACCCGGCGGTGGTGGCGGCCGTTCAGCTTGTTCGGTTGCCCTACCACCTGTCGGCGCTGACTCAGGCCGCGGCTCGGGCTGCTCTGGTGCACCGCGACGCACTGCTCGGCACCGTCTCGGCGATCAAGGTGCAGCGGGACCGGATCGTGAGTGAGCTGCGTTCCCGCGGGCACCGGGTCGCCGACAGCGACGCCAACTTCGTGCTGTTCCGGGTCGGTGGTGACCAACGCGTCGCGTGGCAGGTCCTGCTCGACGCGGGTGTCCTCGTCCGCGACGTCGGTCTGCCCGGCTGGTTGCGGGTCACCGCCGGCACCCCCGCCGAGACCGATGCCTTCCTGCTCGCTTTGGAGAAGCTTTCGTCATGAGTCGCACTGCCCGGATCGAGCGGGTCACCAAGGAGACCAAGGTCCTCGTCGAAATCGACCTCGACGGCACCGGCAAGGCCGACATCGAGACCGGCGTCGGCTTCTACGACCACATGTTGCACCAGATCGCCCGGCACGGCGGGTTTGACCTGACGGTGCACACGGTGGGCGACCTGCACATCGACGCACACCACACGATGGAGGATGCGGCGTTGGCCCTGGGTGCCGCGGTCGACCGCGCCCTGGGTGACCGCGCCGGAATCCGGCGGTACGGTGCGGCCACGGTGCCGATGGACGAGGTGCTGGTCCGGGCCGCCGTCGACCTCTCCGGTCGACCGTACGTCGTGCACGACGAGCCGCCGCTGGCCCCGTACATCGGGCCGGTCTATCCGACCAGCATGACCCGCCACATCTGGGAGTCCTTCGGTCAGTCGGCCCGGATCACGCTGCACGTCGACGTGCTGCGGGCAGCGCGACCGGGCGGGCATCCGGACGCCCACCATGTGGTGGAGGCCCAGTTCAAGGCGGTGTCCCGGGCGCTGCGCGAGGCGACGTCCCTGGACCCGCGGTTCACGGGCGTGGTGCCCAGCACGAAGGGGACGCTGTGAGGACCGTGGTCGTGAGTGGGGGGTGGCACTGATGGGTGGGCTGCTACCGATTCTGCTGTTGGTCCTGGCCGGGGTGCTGGTCGGCGGGGCCCTGTCGTTGCACCGGCAGGGGGCGCCTCGCGCCGTGGTGCTGACCACCTCGGCGCTGGCCATGTTGGCGGCTGTCGCCGGTGGCCTGTGGCTGCTGCCCGGGGAGGGTTCGTGAGCAGGGTCGTGGTGCTGGACTACGGGTCGGGCAACCTCCGTTCCGCGGAGCGCGCCCTCGCCGCGGCCGGCGCGGACGTGACGGTGACCGACGATCTGGCCGCCGCCGCCGACGCGGACGGTCTGGTGGTCCCGGGTGTCGGGGCCTTCGCCGCGTGTATGGCGGGGATCGAGGCGTTGGGTGCCGGCTCGGTGATCGTCAGGCGGGTCGAGGCCGGCCGTCCGGTGCTCGGCATCTGTGTCGGTATGCAGGTGCTCTTCGAGCACGGAGACGAGCACGGGGTGGTGACCAAGGGGCTTGGGCTGCTGCCGGGCGGGGTGAGTCGCCTGTCCGCTGCGCGGCTGCCGCACATGGGCTGGAACACGGTGCGTCCGCCGGTTGACTCGGTGCTCTTCGCTGGCCTGCCGGCCGAAAGCCGGTTCTATTTCATCCACTCGTACGCCGCAGGTGGGGTGGCCGAGTTGACCGCTGCCGGTGCTGCCGTCACCGCAGCGCACCACGGGACGGAGTTCGTGGCGGCCGTGGAACGGGGTCCACTCGCCGCGGTTCAGTTCCATCCGGAAAAGTCCGCCGAGCCCGGTGCTGCGCTGCTGCGCAACTGGCTGGCCACGCTTCCCGCCGATGGGTGAGCCGGTGCCGGGCCGTCCCGATGGGAGATCGTGGTGAGCAAGGAACGGGCGCGGCGCCGGGCAGCCCGGGAGGCGGAGGCGGCGCAGCGGCGGGTGGTACGGCAGCGGCAGCTCGCGCGGCAGGCCCGGCGGCGGGCACTGGTCCGGCGGCTGACGCCAACCGTCCGCCGGGGCCGGATCGGCCGGCTGCCCCGGCGTACCCGCGGCGAGCGCGCCGCGATCGTCCTGTCGACTGTGGCCGCGATCATGTTGATCTGGTCCCTGGTGGATGATCTCGCGTTGCGGATCGCGCTGGTCGCGCTTCTGCTTCTCGTACTGCCGGCGATCGTGGTGATCGCCCTTGGCCGTCGTTCCTGATCCTGATCCGAGGAGAATCCTGTGAGCCTCACCCTGTTGCCTGCCGTTGACGTCGCTGATGGGCAAGCAGTCCGTCTGGTGCAGGGCGCCGCCGGTAGCGAAACCGCCTACGGCGACCCCTTGGACGCCGCCTTGGCCTGGCAGCGCGACGGGGCGGAGTGGATTCATCTGGTTGACCTGGACGCGGCCTTCGGTCGGGGTTCCAACGCTGACCTGCTCGCCGACGTGGTACGCCAACTGGACGTGCGGGTGGAGCTCTCGGGCGGTGTCCGGGACGACGAGTCACTGCGTGCCGCGCTGGCGACCGGTGCCACCCGGGTCAACATCGGCACCGCCGCGCTGGAGGACCCCCCGTGGTGCGATCGGGTCTGTGGCGAGTACGGCGACCGAGTGGCGATCGGGCTCGACGTGCGGGGGCGTACCCTGTCGGCCCGTGGCTGGACCCGGGACGGCGGCGACCTGTGGGAGGTGCTGGAGCGGCTGGACCGAGCCGGTGCGTCCCGGTACGTGGTCACCGACATCACCAAGGACGGCACGATGCGCGGGCCGAACCTGGAGTTGCTCCGCGAGGTCTGCGCCCGCACCAACGCGCCGGTGATCGCCTCCGGTGGTGTCTCCACCCTGGCTGATCTGCGGGCGTTGGCGGCTCTGGAGCCAGCCGGTGTGGAGGGGGTCATCGCCGGCAAGGCGCTGTACGCCGGGGCGTTCACCGTGGCTGAGGCGTTACGGACGCTGGCCGACGCCTGAGTCCTCCCGTGGGTGGTGCCGTGGCTCGTGACCGGGCGAGCCCGGCTGGTCGGTGGGCGGGGTAGTACTCGGCCCGGATCAGGTGGTCGAAGGGCTACCAGGGATGTGACTTGGCCAATCTAGTTGTGCCCAACTTAATTGCGCGCTACCTTTTGTGTGTGACCGATGAACTGGTGCTGCGGGGGCAGGTGTGCTTCGCGCTCTATACCGCATCGCGCGCGTTGACCGACGTGTATCGGCCGATCCTCGCCGAGTTCGGCCTGACCTATCCGCAGTATCTCGCGCTGCTCGTGCTCTGGGAGTACGAACACGAAGAGCCGCTGACCGTCTCCGGGCTTGGTGCCCGGCTGCATCTGGACTCCGGCACGCTTTCCCCGTTGCTCAAGCGGCTGGAGGCGGCGGGCCTGGTGGTTCGGCGGCGATCGGCGGTTGACGAGCGGCGGGTGGCGGTGGAGCTGACCGCGGCGGGGTGGGCCCTGCGCGGACGCATGGCCGACGTTCCCCGCCGGATGACCCAGGCAACCGGGCTGGGCGCCGATGATCTTGTCGAGTTGCGCGACACCCTCACCCGAGTCACCAGGACGATCCACCAACACAAGGAGCAGTAGCGATTATGAATAGCGCCGCAAACCGTGAGATCCACCTGGCCGAGCGCCCGCAGGGTTGGCCAACCGAGGACACCTTCCGGTTGGTCACCACCGACGTCCCCACCCCCGGGCCCGGGCAGGTCGTCGTCCGCAATACCTTTATGTCAGTCGATCCGTACATGCGCGGTCGGATGAACGACGTGGAGTCGTACGCGCCACCGTACGCGTTGGACGCCCCGCTCGACGGCGGGGCTGTGGGTGAGGTGGTGGCCAGCAAGGCCGACGGTTTCGCGTCCGGCGACACCGTGCTGCACGGGCTCGGCTGGCGGGAGTACGCGCTGTTGGATGCGGCGGCCGTGCAGAAGGTCGACCCCGCCCTCGCGCCTGCCAGCACGTACCTCGGAGTGCTCGGCATGACCGGGCTCACCGCGTACGCCGGGCTGCTCGAGGTCGCCAAGATGCAGCCGGGAGAGACCGTCTTCGTCTCCGGCGCGGCCGGCGCCGTGGGCAGCGTGGTCGGCCAGATCGCCAAGCTCCGGGGCGCCGGCCGCGTCGTCGGCAGCGCCGGTTCGCCGGCGAAGGTCGAGCGGCTGCGGGCGCTCGGCTTCGATGCTGCCTTCGACTACCACGACGGCCCGGTGGGGGAACTGCTGCGCTCCGCCGCGCCGGACGGGATCGACGTCTACTTCGACAATGTGGGTAGCGAGCACCTGGAGGCCGCGATCGGCGCGATGCGGCCGAATGGCCGGGCCGCGCTCTGCGGGATGATCGCGCAGTACAACACGCCAGAGCCGCCGGCCGCGCCACGGAACCTGGCGATGCTCATCGGCAAGCGGCTCACCCTGCGTGGCTTCCTCGTCGCTGACTACTGGCACCTGATCGAGCAGTTCGTCCCGGAGGTCGGTGGCTGGCTGCGGGACGGCAAGCTCAGCTACGACGAGACGATCGTCGACGGCATCGAGAACGCTCCGGCGGCCTTCCTGGGCCTGCTCCGTGGCGAGAACCTCGGCAAGATGCTGGTCCGGGTGTAGAAAGCACCTCAGCCAAGGTACTGACGATTGCCGTGAACGCGACGTCGCCGGCGGCCGGCCGCACACGCCGGCCACCGGCGAATCGTGTTGGCTAGGCTGGGCGGCATGTCCCTGGCCGTACGCGTGATCCCCTGTCTGGACGTGGACGCCGGGCGGGTGGTCAAGGGTGTCAATTTTCTCGACCTGCGGGACGCGGGCGACCCGGTGGAACTGGCTGCGGCGTATGACCGCGCGGGCGCCGACGAGTTGACGTTCTTGGACGTCACCGCGTCTGCCAGCGACCGTGGCACGATGGTGGATGTGGTCCGTCGGACCGCGGAGACGGTCTTTATCCCGCTGACCGTTGGTGGCGGAATCCGACGGGTCGGCGACGTTGACACGCTGCTGCGCGCGGGCGCGGACAAGGTCGGCGTGAACACCGCCGCGATCGTCCGTCCGGAGCTGATCGCCGAGGTCGCCGACCGGTTCGGTAGGCAGGTGCTGGTGCTTTCCCTCGACGTACGCCGCGCCGGGCCCGGCACCACGACCAGCGGGTTCGAGGTGACCACTCATGGCGGCCGGCGTGGCACGGGCATCGATGCCGTCGACTGGGCCCGGCGCGGTGCCGAACTGGGCGCGGGTGAGATCCTGCTCAACTCGATGGACGCCGACGGTACCAAGACCGGCTTCGACCTGGACCTGATCCGAGCGGTGCGGTCGGTGGTCGACGTTCCGGTGGTGGCCAGCGGAGGTGCGGGTGCGGCTGGTCACTTTCCGCCGGCGATCGGTGCTGGTGCCGACGCGGTGCTCGCCGCGAGTGTCTTCCACTTCGGTGAGCTGACCGTCGGTGAGGTCAAGGACGCGCTTCGTGGGAAGGGCCACCCGGTTCGCTGAGTCCGCGTGCTCGTCGCCCAACCGTCTGTACAAAACCCCACGCGGGCCCGTCACTCCTGGTGGGCACGGTTCTCCGGGGAACGTCGTGGCATCGGGATGGAACGCACCACGTACTCCTGCACCGCCGCCGCGTGTTCGGCCTCGCACAGGTGCCAGTCCGCGTCTCCCGGAGTGTGTCGACGGATCAACGCGCCCTGCACGGTGTCGACCGTGGTGGCCAGGCCGGCGTTGGGTCGGGTGCGCCAGAGCCGCTCACCGTCCGGCGTGATCCTGAACCAGCCGTCGGTGACGCTGACCAGACCAGCGCCGACCAGCCGGCGGACGGCGACCTCGATCTCGCGGCGTTCGGGTAGCGCGCGGTTGAGGTGGTCGGCGGTGGAGAGCACGTCGGCGAGACGGACCCCTTCCGGCCGGCGGCTGGACGCTGCCCGGCGGTGCCGGCCGGCACCGCTGGCAATCACCAACGAGACGAAGATCCAGGCGTCGGCCCACTGCCATCGGTTTTCCCCCATGGCCAGATTGTGCCGATTCCTCGCCGGAAAGGAAACACCTCCTCTCATTGGGCTACAACCGGTCGTCCTGTGCGTCGCTAGCGGTGACCCGGACAGCCGGTGGGGGGTCGGGCGTGACGGCGACGGTGTGCGGGAGCGCACGGCTCAACCGGGAGCCGGGAGCGGGGTGGAGGTGGGCGGGGTGGGGTTGGGCGGAAGAGGGACCGTCACGCGGGGCAGCACGAACTGGGTCAGCGGGCCGATGGACAGGGCATACGCCACCGTGCCGGGGCCGACCGTGCCGCCGAGTAGCCAGCCCAGCCCCAGTACGGCGACTTCGATGGTGGTGCGGACGAGCCGGATCGAGAATCGTGGCCGGCGGGCGACGAAGCCGGTCATCAGGCCGTCGCGGGGGCCGGGGCCGAGCCGGGCGCCGAGATAGAGTCCGGTCGCCGCGCCGTTGGCGACGATCCCACCGACGAGTAGGGCGGTTCGGGTGGCGAGCGGCAGGTCCGCCGGTAGCAGGGCGAGAGTGGCGTCCACCACGAGCCCGACCACCACCACATTGCTGACCGTGCCGAGGCCCGGCCGCTGCCGCAGCGGGATCCACAGCAGCAGCACCAGCGTCCCGACCGCGATGGTCACCGTGCCGAAGGAGAGCCCGGTGTGTCCGGCGAGCCCTTGGTGGAAGACGTCCCAGGGGTCCAGGCCGAGGCCGGAGCGGATCAACAGGGCCATGCTCACGCCGTAGAGGGTGAGCCCAGCGTAGAGCTGGGTCAGCCGTCGCGCGGGTCGGTAGCTGAGATTGCCAATCTGGGTCACGCATGCCAACCTAGTAGCCAATCAGGCAACCAGTAGAGCCAATATTGGTGGAGTGGCCCCCATGACGAGTCAGATACGCGGAAACCAATTGGCCCGGCTGCTCGGCCAGTGGCATGCGCTTCCCGGTCGTCGGCGCAGCCCCGACTATGCGGCGCTGGCCGCGGCCATCCGGGGGCTGCTCGCCGACGGGCGGCTTCCGCTGGGCGCCCGCCTGCCGGCCGAGCGCGAGCTGGCCGAGGCGCTGCGGATCAGCCGCACCACGGTCACCGCGGCGTACCGGGAACTGCGGGACAGCGGTCACCTCGCCAGCCGGCGGGGCGCGGGCAGCTGGACCATGCTTCCCGGCAACCACCGGATGGCGGGTAACGGCCTGTGGACTCCGCTGGACGATCGCGACATGCTTGATCTTGGGGTCGCGGCCCTGGCCGCCCCGCCCGAGCTGTTGCCCGCCGCCCAGGCCGCCGCCGAGGACCTGCCCCGCTACCTGGGTGGGGCGGGATATCACCCGACCGGCATCAGCGAACTGCGGGAGGCGGTCGCCCGCACGTACAGCGACCGGGGACTACCCACCTCACCCGAACAGATCATGGTCACCAACGGCACCCAGCATGCTCTGGACCTGGTGCTGCGCCTGACGCACAACCCTGGTGGCAGCGTCCTGGTGGAGGCCCCCAGCTATCCGAACGCGCTGGCCGCGCTGCACGCCCGTCGCGCCCGGATCGCCACCCACGGCCTCGCCCCGGACGAACCCGGGTGGGACGCGGACCTGTTGCTCGGCAACCTACGCCAGGGGCGACCCAAACTGGCCTACCTGATCCCCGACTTTCAGAACCCGACCGGCCACCTGATGTCGGCGGAACTGCGGGAACGGCTGGTCGCCACCGCCCACGCCGTCGGCGCCGACCTGGTGATCGATGAGTCCTTCGTGGATCTGTCCCTGGACGGTACGGTGATGCCCCCGCCGACAGCCAGTTTCGATCGGCACTCCCGCGTGGTCACCGTCGGGGGAATGAGCAAGGCGTACTGGGGCGGGCTACGGATCGGCTGGATCCGCGCGTCCGCGCCGCAGGTGCAGCGGCTGGCCGCCGCCCGGGTCGGCGTGGACATGGCGAGTCCGGTGCTGGACCAACTGGTCGCCGTTCACCTGCTGGCGCAGAGCCCGACGATCGTCGCGGCCCGGCGGGCGCAGCTCACTGCGCAGCGTGACGTGCTGCTCGGCGCCCTCGCCGACCGCCTGCCCGAATGGCGGGTGACTGTGCCACACGGTGGGGTGACTCTCTGGGCCGAACTCGATGGTCCGATCTCCAGCGCGCTCGCCCGGGCCGCCGAGCAGGCCGGCGTACGTCTTGCCCCCGGCCCCCGCTTCGGCCTCGACGGAACGTTGGAGCGGTTCCTGCGGTTGCCGTTCACCCTGCCCGTGGCCGACCTGGTGGAGGCGGTCGACCGGATCGCCGCCATCCGCTACGACCTCGACCGCGTTGGCCGGCCGGGCTGGTCGGAGCCCGCTGTCATCGCCTGACCGCGCACACACCCGGCTGGCCGACGGACGGTGAACCGGCGGCATGCTGTCGGCGCCGCCCGTCGTGAACCGCCGCGTCCGGGCCCGGAAGCCGCCTACGAAGGCCGGAACGGCTGGGAGAATACCCAGGTGGAGCACAAGAACCGGGTCCGCTGGTCACCGGCGGTGCAGCCGGGTGCACCGGGCTCCCGGACCACCCGCCTGGAACTTTTCTACGATCTGGTCTTCGTATTTGCGTTCCTCAACGTCACCGAGCTGGCCGCCGTCGACCTCAGCATGCCCGTCCTCCTGCGGTGTCTCCTGGCGCTGGCGCTGCTGTGGTGGTGCTGGGTGGGCTTCGCCGCGCTCGGCAACGTGATCCGAGTCGACCAGGGCAGCGTCCCGCTGGTCGGGTTCGTCACCACGGCCGCGGTCTTCGTGCTTGCGCTGAGTATCCCGTCGGCGTTCGCCGAGGTACCCGATGGCCTGGCCGGTCCGCTGGTCTTCGCCGTCTGCTACTTCGTGGTGCGGGTGCTCCAGGTGGGTGTCTTCGGTTGGGTGGCGCGGTCGGACCCGAAGCTGCGTCGGCGCTTGCTGCTGCTGCTCGCACCGGCGGTGACCGCCACCGCCCTGTTGGTCGCCGCCGCGTTGGTGCCGCAGCGACTCGCCGACGGCGACGCGGAGCGCCTGCTCCGGCTCGCGTTCTGGGTGGCCGCGGTCGGCGCCGAGTACGGTGCGGGCCTGGGCGTCCGTGGGAGCGTGACCTCCGCCGCACACCTGGCGGAGCGGTACGGCCTGATCGTGTTGATCGCCCTGGGAGAGTCGATCATCTCACTGGGGCTCGGACCGAACCTGGCTGCCGACAGCCTGCCGTTGACCGCACCGGTCGTCATGGCGGCGGTGGTGGGCATCGCCGTCATCGCCGTGCTGTGGTGGGCGTACTTCGACAGCCTCGCGGTCGGGATGGAGCACGCCCTGTACCGGACCCG
Protein-coding regions in this window:
- the priA gene encoding bifunctional 1-(5-phosphoribosyl)-5-((5-phosphoribosylamino)methylideneamino)imidazole-4-carboxamide isomerase/phosphoribosylanthranilate isomerase PriA, which gives rise to MSLTLLPAVDVADGQAVRLVQGAAGSETAYGDPLDAALAWQRDGAEWIHLVDLDAAFGRGSNADLLADVVRQLDVRVELSGGVRDDESLRAALATGATRVNIGTAALEDPPWCDRVCGEYGDRVAIGLDVRGRTLSARGWTRDGGDLWEVLERLDRAGASRYVVTDITKDGTMRGPNLELLREVCARTNAPVIASGGVSTLADLRALAALEPAGVEGVIAGKALYAGAFTVAEALRTLADA
- the hisH gene encoding imidazole glycerol phosphate synthase subunit HisH, with product MSRVVVLDYGSGNLRSAERALAAAGADVTVTDDLAAAADADGLVVPGVGAFAACMAGIEALGAGSVIVRRVEAGRPVLGICVGMQVLFEHGDEHGVVTKGLGLLPGGVSRLSAARLPHMGWNTVRPPVDSVLFAGLPAESRFYFIHSYAAGGVAELTAAGAAVTAAHHGTEFVAAVERGPLAAVQFHPEKSAEPGAALLRNWLATLPADG
- a CDS encoding YczE/YyaS/YitT family protein, which gives rise to MTQIGNLSYRPARRLTQLYAGLTLYGVSMALLIRSGLGLDPWDVFHQGLAGHTGLSFGTVTIAVGTLVLLLWIPLRQRPGLGTVSNVVVVGLVVDATLALLPADLPLATRTALLVGGIVANGAATGLYLGARLGPGPRDGLMTGFVARRPRFSIRLVRTTIEVAVLGLGWLLGGTVGPGTVAYALSIGPLTQFVLPRVTVPLPPNPTPPTSTPLPAPG
- a CDS encoding MarR family winged helix-turn-helix transcriptional regulator, producing MTDELVLRGQVCFALYTASRALTDVYRPILAEFGLTYPQYLALLVLWEYEHEEPLTVSGLGARLHLDSGTLSPLLKRLEAAGLVVRRRSAVDERRVAVELTAAGWALRGRMADVPRRMTQATGLGADDLVELRDTLTRVTRTIHQHKEQ
- the hisD gene encoding histidinol dehydrogenase, which produces MLNRIDLRGGIRDPRRLLPRARLDVSAAVERIRPLVAEVREHGYPAIRAASERFDGVSPAVLRVPAEMVAEAEGTLDPQVRAALVESIDRARRVHAAQRRSDHTTQVVPGGTVTERWLPVDRVGLYVPGGLAMYPSTVVMNVVPAQEAGVRSLVVVSPPQKDNGGWPDPRVLAACALLGVDEVYAVGGAQAVAMLAYGSSVDPDGATRCDPVDLITGPGNIWVTAAKRLLRGVVGIDAEAGPTEIAILADHTADPVHVAADLISQAEHDPLAASVLVTPSMELADAVDRELTRQVAAAKHTERIGTALTGEQSGIVLVDDLAAGLRVVDAYAAEHLEIQTENAREWALRVRNAGAIFVGAWSPVSLGDYCAGSNHVLPTGGCARHSSGLSVQSFLRGVHLVEYTRDALREVAPHVVALATVEDLPAHGQAVSVRLPGEAS
- the hisB gene encoding imidazoleglycerol-phosphate dehydratase HisB: MSRTARIERVTKETKVLVEIDLDGTGKADIETGVGFYDHMLHQIARHGGFDLTVHTVGDLHIDAHHTMEDAALALGAAVDRALGDRAGIRRYGAATVPMDEVLVRAAVDLSGRPYVVHDEPPLAPYIGPVYPTSMTRHIWESFGQSARITLHVDVLRAARPGGHPDAHHVVEAQFKAVSRALREATSLDPRFTGVVPSTKGTL
- the hisF gene encoding imidazole glycerol phosphate synthase subunit HisF translates to MSLAVRVIPCLDVDAGRVVKGVNFLDLRDAGDPVELAAAYDRAGADELTFLDVTASASDRGTMVDVVRRTAETVFIPLTVGGGIRRVGDVDTLLRAGADKVGVNTAAIVRPELIAEVADRFGRQVLVLSLDVRRAGPGTTTSGFEVTTHGGRRGTGIDAVDWARRGAELGAGEILLNSMDADGTKTGFDLDLIRAVRSVVDVPVVASGGAGAAGHFPPAIGAGADAVLAASVFHFGELTVGEVKDALRGKGHPVR
- a CDS encoding PLP-dependent aminotransferase family protein; the protein is MTSQIRGNQLARLLGQWHALPGRRRSPDYAALAAAIRGLLADGRLPLGARLPAERELAEALRISRTTVTAAYRELRDSGHLASRRGAGSWTMLPGNHRMAGNGLWTPLDDRDMLDLGVAALAAPPELLPAAQAAAEDLPRYLGGAGYHPTGISELREAVARTYSDRGLPTSPEQIMVTNGTQHALDLVLRLTHNPGGSVLVEAPSYPNALAALHARRARIATHGLAPDEPGWDADLLLGNLRQGRPKLAYLIPDFQNPTGHLMSAELRERLVATAHAVGADLVIDESFVDLSLDGTVMPPPTASFDRHSRVVTVGGMSKAYWGGLRIGWIRASAPQVQRLAAARVGVDMASPVLDQLVAVHLLAQSPTIVAARRAQLTAQRDVLLGALADRLPEWRVTVPHGGVTLWAELDGPISSALARAAEQAGVRLAPGPRFGLDGTLERFLRLPFTLPVADLVEAVDRIAAIRYDLDRVGRPGWSEPAVIA
- a CDS encoding histidinol-phosphate transaminase, which produces MTSLDDLPIRADLRGLSPYGAPQLEVPVRLNTNENSYPVPDVVAETIGRAIAAELRNLNRYPDRDAVALRGDLAAYLGHGLTRDQVWAANGSNEVQQQLLQVFGGPGRTAFGFTPAYSMHPLLALGTGTRWVPARRGADFGLTVGEAVAQVREHRPDVVFLCSPNNPTGTALDPAVVAAVLAEAPGMVVVDEAYAEFARAGAVSALSLLPGHPRLVVTRTMSKAFGFAGGRLGYLAADPAVVAAVQLVRLPYHLSALTQAAARAALVHRDALLGTVSAIKVQRDRIVSELRSRGHRVADSDANFVLFRVGGDQRVAWQVLLDAGVLVRDVGLPGWLRVTAGTPAETDAFLLALEKLSS
- a CDS encoding low temperature requirement protein A — protein: MEHKNRVRWSPAVQPGAPGSRTTRLELFYDLVFVFAFLNVTELAAVDLSMPVLLRCLLALALLWWCWVGFAALGNVIRVDQGSVPLVGFVTTAAVFVLALSIPSAFAEVPDGLAGPLVFAVCYFVVRVLQVGVFGWVARSDPKLRRRLLLLLAPAVTATALLVAAALVPQRLADGDAERLLRLAFWVAAVGAEYGAGLGVRGSVTSAAHLAERYGLIVLIALGESIISLGLGPNLAADSLPLTAPVVMAAVVGIAVIAVLWWAYFDSLAVGMEHALYRTRDPGARRRLARNAYTYLHLPLVAGIILFALALKRMLHDLADPWTPAWGLPLPVIEALSLYGGVITYLVTLVVLGAVAQRNLRWPPVTAVVLLIPLIPLSHRLPGLIALVLLAAVCLLLLVVQFIVDAPNRHRVRETALREQLATEAEQTEWRGRNL
- a CDS encoding NADP-dependent oxidoreductase gives rise to the protein MNSAANREIHLAERPQGWPTEDTFRLVTTDVPTPGPGQVVVRNTFMSVDPYMRGRMNDVESYAPPYALDAPLDGGAVGEVVASKADGFASGDTVLHGLGWREYALLDAAAVQKVDPALAPASTYLGVLGMTGLTAYAGLLEVAKMQPGETVFVSGAAGAVGSVVGQIAKLRGAGRVVGSAGSPAKVERLRALGFDAAFDYHDGPVGELLRSAAPDGIDVYFDNVGSEHLEAAIGAMRPNGRAALCGMIAQYNTPEPPAAPRNLAMLIGKRLTLRGFLVADYWHLIEQFVPEVGGWLRDGKLSYDETIVDGIENAPAAFLGLLRGENLGKMLVRV